The Pectobacterium wasabiae CFBP 3304 DNA segment AGGGTGAACGGTGGGACACCTTATCCCATCTGTATTACGGCGATCCACTGGGCTATCCACGTATTATTGCCGCTAACCCACATGTACCCATCGTGCCGCTGTTACCATCGGGCTTGGTTGTGCTGATTCCTATCATTGAGCAGGCTGAGGCTAGTAAGACGGAGGACACCCCACCATGGCTACGTTAACTGAAGAATCATTCTCTCCCGGCGTGTCGGAGGTCCTGCAACCAGTGTTCACCCTGTGGTATCAGCAAAAAGACATCACCAATGATATTGCACCGTATGTTACCAGCGTGACTTATACCGACAGCATCAAGAATGAATCGGATGCGATTGAGGTTCGCCTCGATGATACCGATGGAC contains these protein-coding regions:
- a CDS encoding tail protein X, whose protein sequence is MYLEHITTQGERWDTLSHLYYGDPLGYPRIIAANPHVPIVPLLPSGLVVLIPIIEQAEASKTEDTPPWLR